The Desulfatiglans sp. region GCATATCCCGAGGATCGCAGCAGGCCAGAACCTCTCATTCTGGCCAATGGGCTATATATTCAGAAAGTGCGGTGCATTCTTTATCAGGCGATCATTTCAGGGTGCAAAACTCTATTCAGAGGTCTTTTCACGTTATATAAAGGCCCTGCTCCAGGATGGTCACCCTATCCAGTTCTATATAGAGGGGGGAAGAAGCAGGAACGGCAAACTGGTTCAGCCAAAAACAGGTTTTTTATCCATTTTGATGGATGCCTATGAACAGGGTTACTGTAAAGACCTGATATTTGTCCCAACATCGGTGCTCTATGACAGGGTGGTTGAGGAGGGGTCATATCTGAAAGAGCTGAGCGGGGCACAAAAGGAGAGCGAGAATTTCAGACAGGTGATAAAGGCGCGGCGGTTTCTTAAAAGCAGCTACGGCAGGATATATATCCGTTTTGATAAACCCTTTTCCATTAAGGAATGGATGCAGGAGCAACCATCTGGTGATTCACACAGGGATCAGCTTGCTGCCGGCATAGCCCATTCCATTAACAGTGTAACGCTCATTACCCCGCTGGCAATTGTAAGCACTGCAATCCTGACTTCACACAGAAAAGGGTTTTACATGCCGGAACTCAGGAAAACAATTGAACTCTTCATTTACCTTGCAAAAAGGGTAAACGCCCCGGTATTTGAGGGGCTTATTGATATTGATAATTCCATAAATGAGGCAATTGCCTTGTTAACAGAGTGGGGGGTTATTGAACTGGTTAATGACCCACAGGGAGGTGAAAATCCATTTTACTTTATTCAGGATGATAAAAAACTTGAGCTGGAATATTACAAAAATACCATTATCCATTTTTTTATAGACTATTCCTTTGTAGCAATATCCCTGCTCAGCCAGTCAGATGAAGATACAAGCCCTGGAGTAGCCCTCTCTGTATTCAATTTTCTGTCAGACACCTTTACCAATGAGTTTCTTTTTGCTTCTGCCCTGAAACCGGCAGAGAGGTTTAATTCAGTAACAGCCTCTTATATTGAAAAAGGTTTTATCAGAGATATCCCTGAAACCTGTAGATTCAGGGTGACAAGGGCAGGGTTTGACAGGCTTCCATCTATTGCTGCCCTTGCTAAAACCTTTATTGAATCATACTGGATAGCCGCAAATGTTATCATGAAGGGGAAGGATACAAAGATATCAGGAGAAAACCTCCTTAAAGAGACTATATCCACAGGGAAAAAATATTATAATTCCGGGGTAATAGATCATATCGGTTCAGTATCCCGTGTCAATTTCCAGAATGCCATTGCCTATATTAATAAAAACATACTGCCTGCTGAAAGGGCTAAAATAGATGATATGGTTACAGATGATATTACCCTTTCAGGGTTTATCAAAAAACTCCATTCTTTTGGCAAGGTTAGCGCATAAGTTATTTACTGTTTTGTTTTTACTCTTTCTTTTTAAAGGTGAGGATCTTTCCGGGTTTTTTATCATTGTTACTGTTTCCAGTATCATTGTCTGCCTCGTTTCCCTCTAACCGGAGAGGTTCTATCTTTTCAAGACGCATGCTATTACCGCCCATTGTAAAAACCTCACCATTTATATACTCCTCACGCAGAATCCATGTGATAACCTGGTGGGGTATTGTTAAAAGGAGAAATGTCACCTGGTACCAATCCTTTTTAATATCTGGCTCTATTCGCTCTATCCTGGCGTATACCCCGGGCTCATCCTTGAAGTATACCAGGACAAGATCACCTTCAATATTCATGTTAAAAAATACCTCGATTCTAATTCGATCATTATATCCTCAACACCACCCGTCATTCCAAGGCTTGACCGTGGAGTCCAGTTTTCATTACCCAAAACCAATTTACATAATGATTATTCATTAACCATATCCGCTTTTCATTCATAACAGTTTTACAGGCCAAGTAAAGTAAAAATATAACATTAATGCCATCCTTTTCTCCTGTATGGACAAAGTTATTATTCTGAAATGTCTCAGCGGTTTTACCAACCACAAGCAGGATTCCATTTGGCTTTAGATGTAAAGCAGCGGTTTCAATGGCCCTGTTCAGGTCATTATATGTGGCCATGTAATCTATGCTGTCTGGTATTGCAACAACATCGAACATGCGGCCAAGCCTTATATCCCGCATATCACCTTCAATATACTCAATATCAGGATGAAGCGCCCTTGCCATTGAAAGCATCCCCTGGCTCAGGTCCACACCTGTAATTGTAAAATGCTTTTTAAAAACCCTGTCAATGCCACCTGCGCCGCTCCCAAGGTGCAGCATTGTTAAAGGCGTAAACGGACAATGGCTTTTAATCAGAGATACATAGTGACCCGCCTCATCTTCATATTCATCCGGGTCAGAAAGCAGACCATCTACCCAGGCCAGTTCATTATATGTAATCCATTCTGATGTCATAATTTCATTTATCCTTACTATTTAGTGTCCATTATAAACTGTCGTTTTTGGATTTTCATCCTCCTTAGCAGTGCTACTGCGGATGATAGGCAAGCGGTCAGCCGTCAGCATTCAGCTTTCAGCTTTCAACAAAAGGCATTCAAAACAAAGAGTTGGCTGACTACTGAAAGCCCCATCCAGATTTTACCTCTTTCTGGATGGACACCATTTATATTTTGTAGGGGCGGTACCCCCGTGTCCGCCTAATTGTATAGCATAATAACCTTTTATGTAGGGGCGGTACCCCTGTGTCCGCCCGGTTTTTTAATTCGGGTTCTCAAGTATCCGCATATCAACAAGAATATCCTCGATTTCTTGTGGACCTTTTACGCGATATGCCATTAACCCCATTTCCCTGGCGCTGTTTATATTGAGTTCATTATCGTCGAAAAAGAGAACTGATGCAGGATGGCAGCCAAGACTGCTTAATACATGTTCAAATGCATCTTTGTCAGGTTTGAGTTTACCCATTTCATGAGAGGCAAAGTGGTAATCGAGCATCTTTTCAATGCCCATCTCTTTCATAAGGCGTGGCCAGTGCAATTCATTTGAATTACTGAAACAGGCAAGAGTTTTGTGGCTTAATCTATTAAGGAGATCCGGTACGCCCGGATATAACCCGCTTGGCCAAAGAGTAAAGTTATCAATAAACTCTTCGATTCCAACAGGCAAATTCATCTCTTTAATAATATCAGTAGCGAATTGCCTGGCGGTGGTATCTCCTTTTTCAAAAGAACGCACTGAAGGAGACCGTAACCATGCCTCCCACATTTCGCTTTCATTATAAATATTTTTCGTCCATTTGATCATGGTAGGAACACCTGTTAGTTCAACCAGAACCCCGCCTAAATCAAATAGAATAATTTCTATAGTATTCATAATACTTTTGTTCCTTATTTTAAATTGCAAAACCTTCCTAACAAAACTCTATCGATTAAATGTATGTTGGGCTGATTACCTAGCCTGACTGATAGCGTTTTCTTACGAAAAACTTAATTCCCAGCAGCCTTTCAGTTAAAAGCGAGTCATTATTGTTTTATTTTATTCATGAAATTTCCATACATCGTGAATAAGGAAATTATCGAAGGTCTTGATTTGGTCTTTGAGTATCTCCTCGCTTGTCATATTAGGACGTATATCAAAGTAATAGACCCCATCTAAAGGATTAAGTTTGATTGTGTATCCTTTGAAATGCCCTGGTAAAAATGTAGCATTGATTCCATATTTTCCTTCCTCGCCTTTTCTTTGGACATCATTTAGAAAAATTGCAAAGTGCGGTGTATTTGTGTCAGTAAGTTTGTTATATAGAAATTTATCAATGAATATTTTATCGACTCGATCTTTGCTTGATGTTTTAACAGAGCCAATAGCTTTAGTGATATCATCAACCTTGATTATCAAGTCATGTTGGTAGCTCATGGTGAATGCTACATCGCCATTAATTTTGACAGGAACAGAAATAGTTCCAGATGTAACATTAATGCCTACTTCCTTTATAATTAAACGGATAAAATGTTCAAAAAGGTCTCCATTAATCTTTCTGGCAGTGTTTGATCTGTTGGCTGGAAGTGCATCTAACGCTGCACCTATTGACTGCTGACAGGTGTAAATATAGTTATTCAATAATTTTCTGTTTTTTTCCAGTTTTGACTCTTGGCTCTTAATGTTACATAGAATATTTTTAAATGCTTTTTGACATGATTCAAAATCTTCAAATGAAAGCATAAGATTGCTATTTATTGGTCTTGTAACATTATATGTGCCATCCTGTTTATATTGAAAGAACCTATAATGAGTCTCGTTTCTCGAAACAATAACTGCCTGTAATTCTGTTTTTATAAACTCCAAATACAGCAGGCAAAAATCTGTGTAATCCGATATGGACTGAAAATTCTCTTTATCTGTTGCCCTTTTTAAAATGTTTTTTAGTTTCATCGA contains the following coding sequences:
- a CDS encoding class I SAM-dependent methyltransferase, with the translated sequence MTSEWITYNELAWVDGLLSDPDEYEDEAGHYVSLIKSHCPFTPLTMLHLGSGAGGIDRVFKKHFTITGVDLSQGMLSMARALHPDIEYIEGDMRDIRLGRMFDVVAIPDSIDYMATYNDLNRAIETAALHLKPNGILLVVGKTAETFQNNNFVHTGEKDGINVIFLLYLACKTVMNEKRIWLMNNHYVNWFWVMKTGLHGQALE
- a CDS encoding HAD-IA family hydrolase, whose protein sequence is MNTIEIILFDLGGVLVELTGVPTMIKWTKNIYNESEMWEAWLRSPSVRSFEKGDTTARQFATDIIKEMNLPVGIEEFIDNFTLWPSGLYPGVPDLLNRLSHKTLACFSNSNELHWPRLMKEMGIEKMLDYHFASHEMGKLKPDKDAFEHVLSSLGCHPASVLFFDDNELNINSAREMGLMAYRVKGPQEIEDILVDMRILENPN